One window of Methanogenium organophilum genomic DNA carries:
- a CDS encoding LolA family protein, producing the protein MDSDIDANTLLEKVTESQQNIESLAYIETLTMYIGNETRTVEYDVRLKKPDKFRRIERSGSFTHSEIVSNGEEIRIYDPIKNVVLIRNQTPSEKIPEPAIYTFMTNITEKYTIEDPEMESINSTQVYRVKLIPHELDNGSAREYLVWIDSNNLIPLKLQSYYEGNLVLSLEYRNYSINSITNDDEFSFTVPYGASEVYI; encoded by the coding sequence ATGGATTCAGATATTGATGCAAATACGCTTCTGGAAAAAGTTACAGAGAGTCAGCAAAACATCGAGAGCTTAGCGTACATCGAAACACTTACTATGTACATCGGGAATGAAACGAGAACTGTTGAGTATGATGTACGTTTGAAGAAGCCGGATAAGTTCCGAAGGATTGAGAGGAGCGGCTCCTTCACACACTCGGAGATCGTTTCAAATGGAGAAGAAATCCGAATCTATGATCCTATCAAAAATGTTGTGCTGATAAGGAATCAGACTCCATCAGAGAAGATACCGGAGCCTGCGATCTATACATTTATGACTAACATTACTGAAAAATACACCATAGAAGATCCAGAAATGGAATCGATCAACTCAACTCAGGTCTATAGAGTGAAACTGATTCCTCATGAGCTGGACAACGGGAGTGCAAGGGAGTACCTTGTATGGATCGATTCAAATAATTTGATCCCGTTGAAACTGCAGAGTTACTATGAGGGCAATTTGGTATTATCCCTCGAATATCGAAATTACTCTATAAATTCCATAACAAACGATGACGAGTTTTCTTTTACCGTCCCCTATGGTGCGTCTGAGGTGTACATATGA
- a CDS encoding UbiA family prenyltransferase: MFKFEHTPGNSELNLQSLFDTILYSSLYLCIAAVSMVYLSSVLQDIPVSPASCVIMFLVTFSVYNLNRKTDEDEDAINHSKRYAFTKKHINSLMYLSLAAYVVAFLIAGMYGIMAAVITAIPLVNGILYSIPFLPDRFRYRRLKDIPFVKNFIVGLAWALPVALLPVACAGIPLGEMTIAMGLFFFLLSFIDSTVFDIRDVRGDAETGVQTIPVILGIPWTRILLSVMNAMGIGIILVLCNGYLSIVETAIIAGIAIYVQSYIILFNGAELSRVLYDLIADGQYLLLGGVMYISTVCIA, encoded by the coding sequence ATGTTCAAATTCGAGCATACCCCCGGAAACAGTGAGCTGAATCTTCAGTCATTGTTTGATACAATTTTGTACAGCTCTTTGTATCTCTGCATTGCCGCCGTTTCAATGGTTTACCTGTCTTCTGTGCTACAGGACATACCGGTATCTCCGGCGTCATGCGTTATCATGTTCCTTGTCACCTTTTCGGTATACAACCTGAACAGGAAAACAGACGAGGATGAAGATGCAATCAACCATTCCAAACGTTATGCGTTCACGAAAAAACATATAAACAGTCTTATGTATTTATCCCTTGCCGCATACGTTGTTGCATTTCTGATAGCAGGGATGTACGGGATTATGGCAGCGGTAATCACCGCCATACCCCTCGTAAACGGAATTTTATACAGCATACCGTTTCTGCCCGACAGGTTCAGGTACCGTCGCCTGAAGGACATCCCCTTTGTGAAAAACTTCATTGTGGGACTTGCCTGGGCGCTTCCGGTCGCACTTCTGCCGGTTGCATGCGCAGGAATTCCCCTTGGGGAGATGACAATTGCAATGGGGCTCTTCTTCTTTCTCCTGTCATTTATCGATTCAACGGTATTTGACATACGGGATGTACGGGGCGACGCCGAGACAGGCGTGCAGACTATCCCTGTGATCCTTGGAATTCCGTGGACCAGAATCCTTCTGTCAGTAATGAACGCCATGGGTATCGGGATAATTCTCGTTCTTTGCAACGGATATCTCTCAATTGTCGAAACGGCAATCATTGCCGGTATCGCGATTTATGTACAGAGTTATATTATTTTGTTCAACGGAGCCGAACTCAGCAGAGTGCTGTATGACCTCATTGCCGACGGGCAGTATCTGCTCCTTGGAGGAGTGATGTACATCTCCACCGTATGTATTGCATAA
- a CDS encoding helix-turn-helix transcriptional regulator, with protein sequence MDTLEIFNTYQDGIQKLFRSRLLLQIMISLSEGGKTLAKLRDVTDTTSQTLLPKIRFLEGVHYIHYRDDAYYLTPQGKVISSQVQDHIRAGYLFSKNPKFWSTHYLEVLPAPFLRDIGDLYNSTIVETSNTDIFSVLECFFEMIADAERISVVSSFMSHNHADALITKVKEGVHVEMVVNSEIAEELRKEPFLSKIKEIEGYNHFRVYVAPMPLYIGLTVTNATLSFGLCRNDDFKYDISSDLIATDSPALAWGDRLFSYYREISEEFTII encoded by the coding sequence ATGGACACGCTTGAGATTTTCAATACATACCAGGATGGCATCCAGAAGCTGTTCAGGTCACGGCTGCTTTTGCAGATCATGATCTCATTGAGTGAGGGAGGCAAAACTCTCGCAAAACTTCGTGATGTGACCGACACTACTTCACAGACACTCCTTCCAAAGATTCGGTTTCTGGAGGGAGTACACTATATTCACTACCGTGACGACGCCTATTATCTGACCCCTCAGGGAAAGGTCATTTCATCACAGGTACAGGATCATATCAGAGCAGGATACCTTTTCAGTAAAAATCCAAAATTCTGGTCCACACATTATCTTGAAGTACTTCCTGCCCCGTTCCTGCGTGACATCGGCGACCTCTATAATTCCACGATTGTCGAAACCAGCAATACCGATATTTTTTCCGTCCTTGAGTGTTTTTTCGAGATGATTGCAGATGCCGAACGGATATCTGTCGTCTCCTCTTTCATGAGCCACAACCATGCAGATGCCCTCATTACGAAGGTGAAGGAAGGAGTACATGTGGAGATGGTGGTGAACTCAGAGATCGCTGAAGAACTCAGGAAAGAACCGTTTCTGAGTAAGATCAAAGAGATTGAAGGCTATAATCACTTCAGGGTATATGTGGCGCCCATGCCTCTTTATATCGGGTTGACGGTGACCAATGCAACCCTCTCATTCGGGCTGTGCAGGAATGATGATTTCAAGTACGATATCTCAAGCGACCTCATCGCCACTGACAGTCCGGCCCTTGCATGGGGTGATCGTCTCTTTTCGTATTACCGGGAAATATCAGAAGAATTTACCATCATCTGA
- a CDS encoding tetratricopeptide repeat protein — MSDGMLYRGGFVVLAIICCVMAVGCVDDGTISPDGMPSEKFLEPVNESQEYYDTLVLSDPDNAEAWFYRGLYYNDNCDQYYSNQYEEALISCNKAIELEPEYGPAWYLKGIILMNMNRHCESLPCFENATIYDPELALDAHNWYVYNEKICSQ, encoded by the coding sequence ATGAGTGATGGAATGCTGTATCGGGGGGGCTTTGTTGTACTGGCAATCATCTGCTGTGTCATGGCGGTCGGTTGCGTTGATGATGGTACTATTTCTCCGGATGGAATGCCGTCGGAGAAATTTCTGGAACCGGTGAATGAAAGTCAGGAATATTATGACACTTTAGTCCTGTCAGACCCGGATAACGCCGAAGCGTGGTTTTACCGGGGTCTGTATTACAATGATAATTGCGATCAATATTATTCCAATCAATATGAGGAAGCGCTTATTAGCTGCAATAAAGCAATCGAGCTTGAGCCGGAATATGGTCCGGCCTGGTATCTCAAGGGAATTATCCTGATGAATATGAACAGGCACTGCGAGTCGCTCCCGTGTTTCGAAAATGCCACAATATATGACCCCGAACTGGCACTCGATGCGCACAACTGGTATGTCTACAATGAGAAAATCTGCTCACAATAA
- a CDS encoding YkgJ family cysteine cluster protein, with protein sequence MRLVHVITEDRGDYTFVVYNYYSGDVKEVRVDVDKYALYEDRSSLAGLPDACPFLRFDTEGKAWCTVHLTRPDICRDYCCWRLLISDSNGKRAGRVLYQRTFLADNDELKDLWEQMKPTLKGLSDSEWDRAVIRHLTAAGYRVRE encoded by the coding sequence ATGCGACTCGTTCATGTAATCACAGAGGACCGTGGCGACTACACCTTTGTTGTCTATAACTACTATTCCGGGGACGTGAAGGAAGTCCGGGTTGATGTGGACAAATATGCCCTCTATGAAGACCGGAGCAGTCTTGCGGGACTGCCGGACGCATGCCCGTTTCTCCGGTTTGACACCGAAGGGAAGGCGTGGTGCACGGTGCACCTCACCCGCCCGGACATCTGCCGCGATTACTGCTGCTGGCGCCTGCTCATTTCTGATTCGAATGGCAAACGGGCCGGTCGCGTGCTGTATCAGCGAACTTTCCTTGCGGACAACGACGAACTCAAAGATCTCTGGGAACAGATGAAACCAACACTGAAAGGACTGAGTGACAGTGAATGGGATCGGGCCGTCATCCGTCATCTCACGGCAGCCGGTTACCGGGTGCGGGAGTAG
- a CDS encoding class I SAM-dependent methyltransferase: MKRNNGEGAYTKWDLKKLAAEYDDIATKTIPDMEHFYRAVTDALPEHSARVLELGCGTGLLTARIRRTHPDTAVTCVDNSEAMLAAARQKPELCDVTLTQGDIRDPWPDGPYDAIMSTFCLIALESDERRVLLRRAYDVLRPGGVCITGCVVRPPNAEEEQRELARWVTFMQDAGLGPDEIQRQRLSWDDTRARIPTAEGFREMIEEAGFTQIQCPYHRGLYAIFVGVR, translated from the coding sequence ATGAAGAGGAACAATGGAGAAGGGGCATACACGAAGTGGGACCTTAAAAAGCTGGCAGCGGAGTACGACGATATCGCCACCAAAACCATCCCCGACATGGAACACTTCTATAGAGCCGTAACAGACGCTCTCCCGGAGCACAGTGCGAGGGTGCTCGAACTCGGCTGCGGCACCGGCCTTCTCACCGCACGGATACGACGAACACACCCGGATACAGCCGTCACCTGCGTCGACAATTCGGAAGCAATGCTCGCAGCCGCCCGGCAGAAACCGGAGCTCTGTGACGTCACCCTGACGCAGGGGGATATCAGGGATCCGTGGCCCGACGGCCCGTATGACGCTATAATGAGCACCTTCTGCCTCATTGCCCTTGAATCCGATGAGCGGCGGGTATTGCTCAGGCGGGCATACGATGTGCTTCGCCCCGGCGGTGTCTGCATCACGGGATGCGTGGTGAGACCCCCAAACGCAGAAGAGGAACAGCGAGAGCTGGCCCGCTGGGTGACGTTCATGCAGGATGCCGGTCTCGGCCCGGACGAGATCCAGCGGCAACGTCTGTCTTGGGACGATACACGGGCCAGAATCCCCACGGCGGAGGGATTCAGGGAAATGATTGAGGAAGCGGGCTTCACCCAAATCCAGTGCCCGTACCACCGTGGATTGTATGCCATCTTTGTCGGGGTACGGTAG
- a CDS encoding pentapeptide repeat-containing protein produces the protein MNEQSYYDQIFEKLDYSDIEFCGMEFESCTFNDGNFSNSNLSQNDFMDCRFHSCNMSSANLKNTSLKNVDFITCKLTGVDFGYCNAFLFAVNFKNCRMDYAVFYKNALQNTTFEDCYLHEANITDSDLQGAVFQNCDLLHTVFSQNNLRGADFTTSANYAIDPATNRLQKAKFSYPGVLGLLENSDIIVE, from the coding sequence ATGAATGAACAATCATACTATGACCAAATTTTTGAAAAACTGGATTATTCAGATATTGAATTCTGCGGCATGGAATTTGAGTCATGTACATTCAATGACGGTAATTTCTCAAACAGCAATCTGTCACAGAATGATTTCATGGACTGCCGGTTTCATTCCTGCAACATGAGCTCCGCAAATCTCAAAAATACCAGTCTGAAAAATGTCGATTTCATCACCTGCAAACTGACAGGCGTTGATTTTGGCTACTGCAATGCATTCCTTTTTGCCGTGAACTTCAAAAACTGCCGTATGGACTATGCCGTATTTTATAAAAATGCCTTACAGAACACTACCTTTGAAGATTGTTATCTTCACGAAGCCAATATAACAGATTCCGATTTGCAGGGAGCAGTGTTTCAGAACTGTGATCTTCTCCATACCGTTTTTAGCCAGAACAACCTGAGAGGTGCGGATTTCACAACATCAGCGAATTATGCTATTGACCCTGCGACAAACAGATTGCAGAAGGCAAAGTTTTCCTATCCCGGTGTACTGGGATTACTGGAAAATTCTGACATTATCGTGGAATGA
- a CDS encoding class I SAM-dependent methyltransferase, which produces MDISFIFTMHEGLPRQGPGNNECTRKAFSMLNNLPDQPKILDIGCGAGMQTIELARICPDGHVTAVDIHQPYLDDLARKAAAAGVGDRITMLQASMDDLPFEDASFDIIWAESSIFIVGFGEGLKSWKRLLRPGGYLCVTEAVWFTDLPSPEAVAFWDDCYPAITSVSENGAIAEGAGYDVITTFPLPGSVWWDNYYTPLLERLPDLKASAAGDPDKEALVAFSEREIAMHREHGDEYGYHFFILRRR; this is translated from the coding sequence ATGGACATTTCATTTATTTTTACCATGCATGAAGGACTTCCCCGCCAGGGGCCGGGAAACAACGAATGCACGAGGAAAGCGTTTTCTATGCTGAACAATCTTCCGGACCAGCCGAAGATTTTGGATATTGGGTGTGGGGCAGGGATGCAGACGATTGAGCTGGCACGTATATGCCCGGACGGGCACGTTACGGCAGTCGACATCCACCAGCCGTACCTGGACGATCTTGCCCGGAAAGCGGCAGCGGCCGGGGTCGGAGACCGGATTACAATGCTACAGGCGTCCATGGACGACCTGCCGTTTGAGGATGCGTCATTCGACATCATCTGGGCGGAGAGCTCTATCTTCATCGTCGGGTTCGGGGAAGGGTTGAAGTCGTGGAAGCGCCTTCTCCGGCCGGGTGGCTACCTCTGCGTCACTGAAGCGGTTTGGTTCACCGATCTGCCCTCGCCGGAGGCGGTGGCGTTCTGGGACGATTGCTACCCGGCGATAACATCGGTTTCGGAGAATGGTGCGATCGCTGAGGGCGCCGGCTATGACGTCATCACAACCTTCCCGCTCCCCGGGTCCGTGTGGTGGGACAACTACTATACGCCGCTCCTCGAACGACTGCCCGACCTGAAGGCGTCGGCTGCCGGCGATCCTGATAAGGAAGCGCTGGTCGCGTTCTCGGAGCGGGAGATCGCGATGCACCGGGAGCACGGAGACGAGTATGGCTACCATTTTTTCATTCTGCGGAGGAGGTGA
- a CDS encoding alpha/beta hydrolase, producing MKPGNAFTITITLLITILFVISAGCTAPVQQSPASPAVTAADTPAPAADCPSLIFTDQEFAFQFLRTIGASYAGEADIGECLATASRIEEGNFESWYSEWNRTADTFRTAGDESLAAGHRVSAMEAYYRAATYYRTAEFFLHGNPADPRIVETWGKGRETFRDALALDVVPYEIVDIPYGNTTLPGYFYMVDNSGTPRSLLIVQTGFDGCQEELHPYAMEGVKRGYNVLTFEGPGQGEVIRVQHLPFRPDWENVIEPVVDYAVSRPDVDEDRIALWGISLGGYLAPRGAAYDPRIAALVADPGTYDVGQNLLRNLQEGGGVPANMTEEDLHEWLLTDPVEFNDALREAMAENTGTRWMNENGMFVFNASSPALFWAKWMEFSLDGIAEKIQCPTLVCDGATDHLDPDGMQAKGLYDHLTCEREFMEFSDEYGAGSHCQFGAFGQSFAEKFDWLDDAMGMKG from the coding sequence ATGAAACCCGGGAACGCCTTCACAATAACGATCACTCTCCTGATCACAATTCTTTTTGTCATTTCTGCAGGATGCACTGCGCCTGTTCAGCAATCTCCGGCTTCACCTGCCGTCACTGCGGCTGATACACCTGCACCTGCAGCTGACTGCCCTTCGCTCATATTTACCGATCAGGAATTTGCGTTCCAATTTCTGAGGACAATTGGCGCCTCGTATGCGGGAGAGGCCGATATCGGTGAGTGCCTCGCTACTGCGTCCCGAATCGAGGAGGGAAACTTTGAGAGTTGGTACAGCGAATGGAACAGGACCGCGGACACCTTCAGGACGGCGGGTGATGAGAGCCTCGCAGCCGGGCACCGGGTTTCCGCAATGGAGGCATACTACCGGGCCGCAACGTATTACCGCACGGCTGAGTTCTTCCTGCATGGCAATCCCGCCGATCCCCGCATCGTTGAGACATGGGGAAAGGGTCGTGAAACGTTCCGGGATGCACTCGCACTCGATGTCGTCCCGTATGAGATTGTAGATATCCCGTACGGGAATACCACATTGCCTGGGTATTTCTATATGGTCGATAATTCCGGCACACCGCGGTCGCTCCTTATCGTCCAGACCGGCTTTGACGGGTGCCAGGAAGAACTCCATCCATATGCAATGGAAGGAGTAAAACGCGGATACAACGTCCTGACATTCGAGGGGCCGGGTCAGGGCGAAGTGATACGGGTCCAGCATCTGCCGTTCCGTCCTGATTGGGAGAACGTGATCGAACCGGTTGTGGACTATGCGGTGAGCCGGCCCGACGTCGACGAAGACCGGATTGCACTTTGGGGAATCTCCCTCGGGGGCTACCTCGCCCCCCGCGGTGCTGCATATGATCCCCGGATTGCGGCACTCGTCGCGGACCCGGGTACCTACGACGTTGGACAGAATCTTCTTCGGAACCTGCAGGAAGGCGGGGGAGTGCCCGCGAACATGACGGAAGAAGACCTGCATGAATGGCTGCTGACGGATCCGGTTGAGTTCAACGATGCCCTCAGAGAAGCTATGGCGGAGAATACCGGCACCCGCTGGATGAACGAGAACGGGATGTTCGTCTTCAATGCCAGCTCGCCGGCGCTGTTCTGGGCAAAATGGATGGAATTTTCCCTCGACGGCATTGCCGAAAAGATACAATGCCCCACACTGGTCTGCGACGGTGCGACAGATCACCTTGACCCGGACGGGATGCAGGCAAAGGGACTCTACGACCACCTCACCTGTGAGCGGGAATTCATGGAATTCTCCGACGAGTACGGTGCCGGGTCGCACTGCCAGTTTGGGGCGTTCGGGCAGTCGTTTGCTGAGAAGTTTGACTGGCTTGATGATGCGATGGGGATGAAGGGATAA
- a CDS encoding TrmB family transcriptional regulator, translating to MFETVLETLKKLGFTEYEAKVYISLVGFGMATAREIHEHSGVPQGRIYSVLRSLSDKNFIEVQNGNPSYFYAENPGALLNKLKTEMNNSINESIEYLSNLHLNSRPPSPIWAIHSEWGIKNRIKTLIQGADKEIIIFVEDYSLFGWIMPELTKLKKRVHIEIYAKNKADFAGTNLRVTEFSEKMCSMMEKVASMEKNVSDTHESKITLIIDESTGFFVGKNQNQITGVVMQVPQLVYTIRTFMKMLGEEE from the coding sequence ATGTTTGAAACAGTATTAGAGACCCTGAAAAAACTTGGATTTACCGAATACGAGGCAAAAGTATATATTTCACTTGTTGGTTTCGGAATGGCGACCGCACGTGAAATCCACGAACACAGCGGTGTTCCGCAGGGAAGAATTTATTCGGTGTTAAGAAGTCTTTCAGACAAAAATTTCATAGAGGTTCAGAACGGAAACCCTTCATACTTCTATGCCGAAAATCCCGGTGCACTACTCAACAAACTAAAGACAGAGATGAACAACTCAATAAACGAGTCAATAGAATACCTTTCAAATCTTCATCTCAATTCAAGACCGCCTTCGCCCATATGGGCAATACACTCCGAATGGGGCATTAAAAACAGAATTAAGACACTCATTCAGGGAGCAGACAAAGAGATTATTATTTTTGTCGAGGATTATTCCCTTTTCGGATGGATAATGCCTGAGTTAACGAAACTCAAAAAACGGGTACACATTGAAATATATGCAAAAAACAAGGCTGATTTTGCAGGAACAAATTTGCGGGTGACGGAATTTTCAGAAAAGATGTGCTCTATGATGGAGAAAGTAGCCTCCATGGAAAAAAATGTCTCTGATACCCATGAATCAAAGATTACATTGATAATAGATGAATCTACAGGGTTTTTTGTCGGAAAAAATCAGAACCAGATTACCGGAGTGGTGATGCAGGTGCCGCAGCTTGTGTACACAATACGGACTTTTATGAAAATGCTGGGTGAAGAAGAATGA
- a CDS encoding efflux RND transporter permease subunit: MIILKSIFEFIAESINKRPYVVAGLIITVLLLGIYGATMTVMETGTKTYLNTDKPVGSLLIHYTDVFGSDTVVLIVEGEDVTSPDVLHYLDNLEKDLSDERYVTGATGLVDLIKLSNNGVIPRSRAEIDAVLDTLSPDYLEALLPSKMMTLISIPLEAGLSDASKEGIVSNVDSLIAFSSPPAGITVTPTGSPAFSVEMQEDMQSSMGTLIALALIFMVIAMCLLFGHVRYRLLPVFIVFCGIISTFGVMGFAGIPITSIVIAAFPVLIGIGVDYAIQFQSRFDEEINKSPMKEAVFATITSSGPAIFFAMLATALGFVALTFIAPSPMISGFGTTCIIGIVCCYISAMIVIPTFATIVKYKPKKGGSNPLDQAESCQLDWKGCDHDPEVKPGTKGSFMEKYDVAIGNLAGRIARNPVPVLVILLMVAVVGIQLDETIIIDTDEDAMVPQNMPAMISMNKLSSVIGSTNTITAFIRSDSILDPDTLRWVDDFGEYELSKQDDLTGVTSIATYLRLYNNGILPTEAAEIERVWNSIPESTRDNYVNGNLETVMQFSLRDISIPAAQELITYMQDDLEWYTPDAGMDVAYTGQMVMFGNLIDGIEETKNPMTIVGFVLILVLLLLLYRKFTAVTPLVPIIMIVGWNGIIMYSLGLTYSLLTACLGAMTIGVASEYTIVMMERYLEEKEKGLDTITAIQTSVQKIGAAVSVSGLATVCGFSALTLSTSPIIQNFGIVTVIAVGFSILGAIIVMPAAISVFESINDFIEDKKRHYAGGYQKNK; the protein is encoded by the coding sequence ATGATTATTTTGAAATCAATATTTGAATTTATAGCAGAATCGATAAATAAGCGACCTTATGTTGTTGCAGGCCTGATAATCACCGTTTTGCTGCTGGGAATATACGGCGCCACAATGACCGTCATGGAGACGGGAACGAAAACGTATCTTAATACCGACAAGCCGGTGGGTTCCCTTCTGATTCATTACACTGATGTATTCGGATCAGATACTGTTGTGTTGATAGTAGAAGGAGAGGATGTTACCAGTCCTGATGTATTGCATTATCTTGATAATCTTGAAAAGGATCTCAGCGATGAACGATATGTCACCGGTGCAACAGGTCTTGTAGACCTGATAAAATTATCCAACAACGGAGTTATACCACGAAGCAGGGCAGAAATCGATGCCGTTCTGGATACGCTGTCCCCTGATTATCTGGAGGCTCTTCTTCCATCAAAGATGATGACCCTTATAAGCATTCCTCTTGAAGCGGGATTATCTGATGCGTCAAAAGAGGGTATTGTTTCAAATGTAGACAGTCTCATTGCATTCTCGTCTCCTCCGGCAGGGATTACGGTGACTCCGACAGGAAGCCCTGCGTTTTCTGTTGAGATGCAGGAGGATATGCAGAGCAGTATGGGAACCCTCATCGCCCTTGCACTGATTTTTATGGTTATTGCGATGTGTCTCCTGTTTGGTCATGTGAGATACCGGCTTCTCCCTGTTTTTATCGTATTCTGTGGAATTATCTCCACATTCGGGGTAATGGGATTTGCAGGAATACCGATCACCTCCATTGTCATTGCAGCGTTTCCGGTTTTAATTGGTATCGGGGTGGATTATGCAATTCAGTTCCAGTCAAGATTTGATGAAGAGATAAACAAATCTCCAATGAAGGAGGCTGTTTTTGCGACTATTACCAGTTCAGGTCCTGCAATCTTTTTTGCAATGCTTGCAACTGCCCTTGGATTTGTTGCATTAACTTTTATTGCACCGTCACCAATGATTTCAGGTTTCGGAACAACATGCATTATCGGTATAGTATGTTGTTACATCTCGGCCATGATTGTTATCCCGACCTTTGCAACAATTGTAAAATACAAACCCAAAAAAGGCGGGTCAAATCCTCTTGATCAGGCAGAGTCCTGCCAGCTTGACTGGAAGGGATGCGATCATGATCCTGAGGTAAAACCCGGCACAAAAGGCTCTTTTATGGAGAAATATGATGTTGCAATAGGAAATCTTGCAGGAAGAATTGCACGGAACCCGGTCCCTGTCCTCGTGATTCTTCTGATGGTCGCTGTTGTCGGAATTCAGCTTGATGAAACGATTATCATCGATACCGATGAGGATGCGATGGTGCCGCAGAATATGCCTGCGATGATATCGATGAATAAGCTGAGCAGTGTCATCGGTTCAACAAACACCATTACCGCGTTCATCCGGTCAGATTCAATACTGGACCCTGATACGTTGCGCTGGGTGGATGATTTTGGCGAATATGAGCTTTCCAAACAGGATGATCTTACCGGCGTCACAAGTATTGCAACATATCTGAGACTTTACAACAACGGAATTCTCCCGACAGAGGCAGCTGAGATCGAAAGAGTCTGGAATAGTATTCCCGAGAGTACACGGGATAATTATGTAAATGGAAATCTCGAGACGGTGATGCAGTTCTCATTGCGGGATATCTCAATTCCTGCAGCACAGGAACTGATCACGTATATGCAGGATGATTTGGAATGGTATACCCCGGATGCCGGCATGGATGTTGCATATACCGGTCAGATGGTGATGTTTGGTAACCTTATCGATGGAATCGAGGAGACCAAGAATCCGATGACAATCGTTGGATTTGTGCTCATTCTTGTGCTGTTGCTGTTATTGTACAGGAAATTCACCGCGGTCACGCCGCTTGTTCCGATTATCATGATTGTAGGCTGGAATGGTATCATCATGTATTCATTGGGTCTTACCTACTCGCTTCTTACCGCATGTCTTGGTGCAATGACAATTGGTGTTGCATCAGAGTACACGATTGTTATGATGGAGAGATACCTGGAGGAAAAAGAGAAGGGGCTGGACACAATCACAGCGATTCAGACATCTGTACAGAAGATAGGGGCAGCCGTTTCTGTTTCCGGTCTTGCAACAGTGTGCGGGTTCTCTGCACTTACGCTTTCAACCTCGCCGATTATCCAGAACTTTGGAATCGTTACGGTCATTGCTGTTGGGTTCTCGATTCTGGGTGCAATTATTGTCATGCCTGCCGCAATCTCGGTATTTGAGTCGATAAATGACTTTATAGAAGATAAAAAACGCCATTATGCAGGCGGATATCAAAAAAATAAATAG
- a CDS encoding RimK/LysX family protein, producing MEPADLLRDLTFLKAEKDLAARFSLSPEALLPIIFSIRYGGDWSYASENLSTISVMKKTSVYDEETKLGSSLEEIYLLVNPAIQESEGTVHRLEKCGNQPARLLVERPFRVRARADRILKMTIDPLAGEIRIKGLSKKEISFEGSPAYGFAHEIEHLEKKEITGKDLSELRFV from the coding sequence ATGGAACCTGCCGATCTCCTGAGGGATTTGACCTTCCTCAAGGCCGAGAAGGATCTTGCCGCACGGTTTTCTCTCTCGCCTGAGGCCCTTCTCCCTATAATCTTCTCGATCCGGTATGGAGGTGACTGGAGCTACGCCTCTGAGAATCTCTCGACAATATCGGTGATGAAGAAGACGTCGGTGTACGATGAGGAGACAAAGCTTGGCTCCTCTCTGGAGGAAATTTATCTCCTCGTGAACCCGGCGATACAAGAGAGCGAAGGGACTGTCCACCGGCTCGAAAAATGTGGAAACCAGCCTGCCCGTCTCCTCGTGGAACGACCGTTCCGTGTCAGGGCCAGGGCAGACAGGATCCTGAAGATGACCATTGACCCCCTTGCCGGAGAGATCAGGATCAAGGGTCTCAGCAAAAAGGAGATCTCCTTCGAGGGTTCCCCGGCATATGGCTTCGCCCATGAAATCGAACATTTGGAGAAGAAGGAGATCACAGGAAAGGACCTGAGCGAGCTTCGGTTCGTCTGA